One genomic region from Natrinema caseinilyticum encodes:
- a CDS encoding ATP-grasp domain-containing protein, translated as MIDLAVANDQETFERMREPLAERGIRVHHVPVRERTVALRDPPWEPDAYDVGFVYPGRLMEGGVADALLAVPWLNDHEAVLTSRNKAGVLARLDRASLPVPDSVYVSNDVSEAELTAVFDRFDPPVVVKPNSTTRGVGVAKAHDLDSFLGICDYLSLVHDYRATGDRSFLVQEYLPNATDYRVMVLDGAYVGAVERRLPDEAVREGQWKHNVHRGAVATGVDLPDPWRDLAESVADELEVPFLGVDLLATDDKLVVNETNARPTIDEETKYEPKFYDRLAATIRGVADRR; from the coding sequence ATGATCGATCTCGCGGTCGCGAACGATCAGGAGACGTTCGAGCGGATGCGAGAGCCGCTGGCCGAACGCGGAATCCGAGTTCATCACGTGCCCGTGCGCGAGCGAACGGTCGCCCTCCGAGATCCGCCCTGGGAGCCCGACGCGTACGACGTCGGCTTCGTGTACCCGGGCCGACTGATGGAGGGTGGAGTCGCCGATGCACTGCTCGCGGTCCCGTGGCTCAACGACCACGAGGCAGTGTTGACCTCGCGGAACAAAGCCGGTGTGCTGGCACGACTCGACCGCGCGTCGCTTCCGGTTCCCGACTCCGTGTACGTCTCGAACGACGTGTCCGAAGCCGAACTGACGGCGGTTTTCGATCGGTTCGATCCCCCGGTCGTGGTCAAACCGAACTCGACGACCCGCGGCGTCGGCGTCGCGAAGGCGCACGATCTGGACTCGTTTCTGGGGATCTGTGACTACCTCTCGCTGGTCCACGATTACCGGGCGACGGGCGACCGGTCGTTTCTGGTCCAGGAATACCTCCCGAACGCGACCGACTACCGCGTGATGGTACTCGACGGAGCGTACGTCGGGGCGGTCGAGCGGCGACTCCCCGACGAGGCGGTCCGTGAGGGGCAGTGGAAACACAACGTTCACCGCGGCGCCGTGGCGACCGGGGTCGATCTCCCCGATCCGTGGCGCGACCTCGCCGAGTCGGTGGCCGACGAACTCGAGGTTCCGTTCCTCGGCGTGGATCTGCTCGCAACCGACGACAAACTGGTGGTCAACGAGACGAACGCTCGACCGACGATCGACGAAGAAACGAAGTACGAACCGAAATTTTACGACCGACTCGCGGCTACGATACGGGGCGTTGCCGATCGACGGTGA
- a CDS encoding ABC transporter ATP-binding protein, whose product MQPAIETVDLVKEYGDLRALQGLSLSVDQGEFFGLLGPNGAGKTTFINTLVGLVRKTGGEARVFGYDVETDYRQARDSIGLAPQEFNVDRFFPIREVLQHKAGYHGIPEDEAAERADEVLKRVGIYDKRNERFDWLSGGMKRRLLLARALVTDPDLLILDEPTAGVDVQLRHDLWELVTELNDEGTTILLTTHYIEEAERLCDRVAIVNEGRKVTVATPDELKGRGTDTIAVALESAPASAPDLGGYAHETTVAGDRLEVRVDDGGSTAPRLLNDLEARGYEIVDLEIARTSLEEIFVDLTERDDRTVTRSEAEAGSDGDEPDADRERKRKRKQEGVA is encoded by the coding sequence ATGCAACCGGCCATCGAGACCGTCGACCTCGTAAAGGAGTACGGCGATCTACGCGCTCTGCAGGGACTGTCGTTGAGCGTCGACCAGGGCGAATTTTTCGGCCTGCTCGGGCCCAACGGGGCGGGCAAGACGACGTTCATCAACACGCTGGTCGGACTGGTCCGCAAAACCGGCGGCGAGGCGCGGGTCTTCGGCTACGACGTGGAGACCGACTACCGGCAGGCCCGCGATTCGATCGGTCTCGCCCCGCAGGAGTTTAACGTCGACCGGTTCTTTCCGATACGCGAAGTGTTGCAACATAAGGCCGGCTACCACGGTATCCCCGAGGACGAGGCCGCCGAGCGGGCCGACGAGGTTCTCAAACGGGTGGGCATCTACGACAAGCGAAACGAGCGCTTCGATTGGCTCTCCGGCGGCATGAAACGGCGGCTGTTGCTCGCTCGAGCGCTGGTAACGGACCCGGATCTGCTGATCCTGGACGAACCGACCGCGGGCGTGGACGTCCAACTGCGACACGACCTCTGGGAACTCGTCACCGAACTCAACGACGAGGGAACGACGATCCTGCTGACGACCCACTACATCGAGGAGGCCGAACGCCTCTGCGATCGGGTGGCGATCGTGAACGAGGGTCGGAAGGTAACCGTCGCGACGCCGGACGAACTGAAAGGGCGCGGCACCGACACCATCGCCGTCGCGCTCGAGTCGGCTCCCGCCAGCGCCCCCGATCTCGGGGGGTACGCCCACGAAACGACGGTCGCCGGCGACCGCCTCGAGGTCCGCGTCGACGACGGTGGTTCGACCGCACCGCGACTGCTCAACGATCTCGAGGCGAGGGGCTACGAGATCGTCGACCTCGAGATCGCTCGGACCTCGCTCGAGGAGATCTTCGTCGACCTGACCGAGCGCGACGACCGGACCGTCACCCGGTCCGAAGCGGAGGCCGGGAGCGACGGCGACGAACCGGACGCGGACCGGGAACGGAAGCGAAAGCGAAAACAGGAAGGGGTGGCCTGA
- a CDS encoding protein-L-isoaspartate O-methyltransferase family protein, with translation MDPAVLREDMVDGLEAAPKNVLVDENVAVAMRDVPRHAFVDDERTAYADREHEALGTRVLAPRTAARLLQALALDDDETVLIVGVGVGYTAAVAAELVGETNVHAVDISRPLVVRARGNLAEAGYDGVLVDCRDGANGFPEYAPFDRILLEAATVDPPRALLAQLADGGRLVFPRGTRNQRLEAISADGERDQFDAVSFDPLLVDGEQSGAVERNRMEREDRERAQRRAESHRGWEQHWIEWDETSDTQSQRSRSR, from the coding sequence ATGGACCCCGCGGTACTGCGAGAGGACATGGTCGACGGCCTCGAGGCCGCCCCCAAAAACGTCCTCGTCGACGAAAACGTGGCCGTCGCGATGCGGGACGTCCCCCGCCACGCGTTCGTCGATGACGAGCGAACGGCCTACGCGGACCGCGAACACGAGGCACTCGGTACTCGCGTCCTCGCACCACGGACGGCCGCTCGGTTGCTCCAGGCGCTCGCCCTCGACGACGACGAGACCGTCCTGATCGTCGGCGTCGGCGTCGGCTACACGGCCGCCGTCGCCGCCGAACTCGTCGGTGAGACTAACGTTCACGCCGTCGATATCTCCAGGCCGCTGGTCGTCCGAGCGCGTGGCAATCTCGCCGAAGCCGGCTACGATGGCGTTCTCGTCGACTGTCGCGACGGCGCGAACGGATTTCCCGAGTACGCGCCGTTCGACCGGATCCTCCTCGAGGCGGCAACCGTCGACCCGCCTCGTGCGCTACTCGCGCAATTAGCCGACGGTGGCCGGTTGGTCTTTCCCCGCGGGACCCGGAACCAACGGCTCGAGGCCATCTCGGCCGACGGTGAGCGTGACCAGTTCGACGCCGTTTCGTTCGATCCGCTGCTGGTCGACGGCGAGCAGTCGGGGGCCGTCGAACGGAATCGAATGGAACGGGAAGACCGCGAACGAGCGCAGCGACGGGCGGAATCTCACCGCGGCTGGGAACAACACTGGATCGAATGGGACGAGACGAGCGACACGCAGTCACAGCGAAGTCGCTCGCGATAG
- a CDS encoding aminopeptidase, whose protein sequence is MPGLRAAAETAVHQCLSLEPGESCAIVTDDEREPIGTALYEVASESTDDAVIVRYPPGETHGGEPPAPVAAAMAGADVVLAPTTKSLSHTRARTEANEAGARVATLPGITEDVFTTGLDADYDSIAATCDAVREQVAGADEIRVTTDSGTDITFGVGDREWLSDTGIVHEPGSMSNLPAGEVFISPATADGTFVVDGTMMPHGLLEDGRTLSFEVEDGFVTRISDDEIRQEVADAAEAVGDAAYNLAELGIGTNVAVTDLVGSVLLDEKAGGTVHIAIGDDAGIGGETDAPIHLDGIIREPTVFADDTPIDLPVSDD, encoded by the coding sequence ATGCCAGGACTGCGAGCTGCGGCGGAGACGGCCGTCCATCAGTGTCTGAGCCTCGAGCCAGGAGAGTCGTGTGCGATCGTCACCGACGACGAGCGTGAACCGATCGGAACGGCGCTGTACGAGGTGGCGAGCGAGAGTACCGACGATGCGGTTATCGTTCGGTATCCACCGGGCGAGACTCACGGCGGCGAACCGCCAGCACCCGTTGCGGCGGCGATGGCCGGCGCCGACGTAGTGCTCGCGCCGACGACGAAGAGCCTGAGTCACACCCGCGCCCGGACCGAGGCCAACGAGGCCGGGGCGCGGGTCGCGACGCTTCCGGGGATCACCGAAGACGTCTTCACGACGGGACTCGACGCCGATTACGACTCGATCGCGGCGACGTGCGATGCGGTCCGCGAGCAGGTCGCCGGAGCCGATGAAATCCGCGTCACGACCGATTCCGGAACGGACATCACGTTCGGTGTCGGCGACCGGGAGTGGCTCTCGGATACCGGTATCGTCCACGAGCCGGGTTCGATGTCCAACTTGCCGGCCGGCGAGGTGTTTATCAGCCCGGCGACCGCCGACGGGACGTTCGTCGTCGACGGAACGATGATGCCCCACGGTCTGCTCGAGGACGGCCGGACCCTCTCTTTCGAGGTCGAAGACGGCTTCGTCACCCGAATCTCCGACGACGAAATTCGCCAGGAAGTCGCGGACGCAGCCGAGGCGGTCGGCGACGCGGCGTACAACCTGGCCGAACTCGGTATCGGGACGAACGTCGCAGTCACCGACCTCGTCGGGTCGGTTCTGCTGGACGAGAAAGCCGGGGGGACCGTCCACATCGCGATCGGCGACGACGCGGGAATCGGCGGTGAGACGGACGCGCCGATCCACCTCGACGGGATTATCCGTGAGCCGACGGTCTTCGCCGACGACACCCCGATCGACCTTCCCGTGTCGGACGACTGA
- a CDS encoding Hsp20/alpha crystallin family protein yields MRRDDRDEPFDDLFREIERMMNEMMNGPDTNVDFDSSSTVDSGFGMDTHVDIHETSDEVRVVADLPGVEKDNIELECDGKTLTISAESEHRQYDERVSLPTRVNEHTAAATYNNGVLEVVFDPAEQSSDISLE; encoded by the coding sequence ATGCGACGAGACGACCGCGACGAACCTTTCGACGACCTGTTTCGCGAAATCGAGCGGATGATGAACGAGATGATGAACGGACCGGATACGAACGTCGATTTCGACTCCTCGAGCACCGTCGACAGCGGGTTCGGAATGGACACGCACGTCGACATCCACGAAACCAGCGACGAGGTCCGCGTCGTCGCCGACCTCCCGGGCGTCGAGAAGGACAACATCGAACTCGAATGCGACGGTAAGACGCTGACAATCTCCGCGGAGAGCGAACACCGCCAGTACGACGAGCGCGTCTCGCTGCCGACCCGCGTCAACGAACACACCGCCGCCGCGACCTACAACAACGGCGTCCTCGAAGTCGTCTTCGACCCCGCCGAGCAGTCCTCGGACATCAGTCTCGAGTGA
- a CDS encoding type II glyceraldehyde-3-phosphate dehydrogenase, which produces MQQVAINGYGTIGKRVADAVRRQPDMEVLGVAKTRPNFEAETAIEKGFPLYAAVEERADQFDEAGLEIAGPVEDLVDAADVVVDATPSGIGAQNKDLYEEYDTPALYQGGEDAEIADVSFNARSNFENAVDADHVRVVSCNTTGLSRVIAPLQEAYGVEKVRATLVRRGGDPGQTDRGPINDILPDPVTVPSHHGPDVETIFPDLDIDTLGMKVPATQMHMHSLNVTLEADVDAADVRELFAAESRLFLIPERMTIDGSGKLKEYALDVGRPRGDLWENCIWEESISTVDTDLYLFQGIHQESDVVPENIDAIRAVTGGADAEESIETTDETLGIGL; this is translated from the coding sequence ATGCAACAGGTCGCCATTAACGGCTACGGCACGATCGGTAAACGCGTCGCGGACGCCGTCCGACGGCAACCCGATATGGAAGTGCTGGGCGTCGCGAAGACGCGGCCGAACTTCGAGGCCGAAACAGCGATCGAGAAGGGGTTTCCGCTCTATGCGGCCGTCGAAGAGCGGGCCGATCAGTTCGACGAGGCCGGCCTCGAGATCGCCGGCCCCGTCGAGGATCTCGTGGACGCAGCGGACGTCGTCGTCGACGCGACGCCGTCGGGAATCGGCGCCCAAAACAAGGACCTCTACGAGGAGTACGATACGCCCGCGCTCTACCAGGGCGGCGAGGACGCCGAAATCGCCGACGTGAGTTTCAACGCGCGCTCGAACTTCGAAAACGCAGTCGACGCCGATCACGTCCGCGTCGTCTCCTGTAACACGACCGGCCTCTCGCGGGTTATCGCACCGCTGCAGGAAGCCTACGGCGTCGAGAAGGTCCGCGCGACGCTCGTCCGTCGCGGCGGCGACCCCGGTCAAACCGATCGCGGCCCGATCAACGACATCCTCCCGGACCCGGTGACGGTTCCGTCTCACCACGGTCCCGACGTCGAGACCATCTTTCCCGACCTCGACATCGACACCCTCGGGATGAAGGTGCCCGCGACGCAGATGCACATGCACAGCCTGAACGTCACGCTCGAGGCCGACGTCGACGCAGCGGACGTCCGCGAACTGTTCGCGGCGGAGTCGCGCCTGTTCCTCATCCCCGAGCGCATGACCATCGACGGCAGCGGCAAACTCAAAGAGTACGCGCTGGACGTGGGCCGACCGCGCGGCGACCTCTGGGAGAACTGCATCTGGGAGGAATCCATCTCCACCGTCGACACCGACCTCTACCTGTTCCAGGGAATCCACCAGGAGTCGGACGTCGTGCCGGAGAACATCGACGCGATCCGCGCGGTGACCGGCGGCGCCGACGCCGAAGAGAGTATCGAGACGACCGACGAGACGCTCGGAATCGGCCTCTAG
- a CDS encoding CBS domain-containing protein: MRSFRIGSLFGIPIKLDLTFLLVLPLFAYLIGAEIGEVSEILNDVLDAGIEVAAVTGGSTPWLLGLAAAVGLFVGVVLHELGHSLTARRYGFPIDSITLWLFGGIAAFTEMPEDWRQELNIAIAGPIVSVLVGIGSYALFSVTPVSLDGVRFVLGYLAILNVALAVFNMLPAFPMDGGRVLRALLARSKPYAKATQQAASVGKLFAVFMGLMGLFSGNIILIGVAFFVFIAASSEAQQVTMKAAFQDVTVGDIMTPADELHTVEPETSVAELIRRMFSERHTGYPVVDGGAFEGERLVGLVTLSDAREVQPVERDAYTVADVMTSDLQTITSDSDAMTAIERMQEHGIGRLLVVDQGDRFAGRSGDDEQPTRDEDGDLVGLISRSDVMTALDIVQQSGSVTPSSRPKTAN; this comes from the coding sequence ATGAGGAGTTTTCGGATCGGCTCGCTGTTCGGCATTCCGATCAAGCTCGATCTCACGTTCTTGCTCGTCCTCCCGCTGTTCGCGTATCTCATCGGAGCGGAGATCGGGGAGGTTTCGGAGATCCTGAACGACGTGCTCGATGCGGGAATCGAGGTGGCCGCCGTCACCGGTGGGTCGACCCCGTGGTTACTGGGGCTGGCTGCAGCGGTCGGTCTGTTCGTCGGCGTCGTCCTCCACGAACTCGGTCACTCGTTGACCGCCCGGCGGTACGGATTTCCGATCGACTCGATCACGCTCTGGCTGTTCGGCGGAATCGCCGCGTTCACCGAAATGCCCGAGGATTGGCGCCAGGAACTCAATATCGCGATCGCGGGGCCGATCGTCAGCGTGCTGGTCGGCATCGGCTCGTACGCGCTGTTCTCCGTCACCCCCGTCTCTCTCGACGGCGTGCGGTTCGTCCTCGGCTATCTCGCCATTCTGAACGTCGCACTCGCCGTCTTCAACATGCTTCCGGCGTTTCCGATGGACGGTGGGCGGGTACTCCGAGCGCTGCTCGCTCGCAGCAAACCCTACGCGAAGGCGACCCAGCAGGCCGCCAGCGTCGGGAAGCTGTTCGCCGTCTTCATGGGCCTGATGGGCCTCTTTTCGGGGAATATCATCCTCATCGGCGTCGCCTTCTTCGTCTTCATCGCCGCCTCGAGCGAGGCCCAACAGGTGACGATGAAAGCCGCCTTTCAGGACGTCACCGTCGGCGACATCATGACTCCCGCGGACGAACTGCACACCGTCGAACCGGAGACGTCGGTGGCGGAGCTAATACGACGGATGTTCAGCGAACGGCACACCGGCTATCCGGTCGTCGACGGCGGTGCGTTCGAGGGCGAGCGACTCGTCGGCCTCGTGACGCTCTCCGACGCCCGCGAGGTCCAGCCGGTGGAACGCGACGCCTACACCGTCGCCGACGTGATGACGTCCGATCTGCAGACGATCACGTCCGATTCGGACGCGATGACCGCGATCGAACGGATGCAAGAACACGGGATCGGTCGGTTGCTCGTCGTCGACCAGGGAGACCGGTTCGCCGGCCGATCGGGCGACGACGAGCAACCGACGCGGGACGAAGACGGGGATCTCGTGGGACTGATCTCGCGGAGCGACGTCATGACCGCCCTCGACATCGTCCAGCAAAGCGGTTCGGTGACCCCCTCGAGCCGCCCGAAGACCGCGAACTGA
- a CDS encoding 50S ribosomal protein L16: MSDKPASMYREISKPAYTRREYITGIPGSKIAQHKMGDVKADPDDYPVQISLVTEEEVQIRHGSLEASRLSANRHMLKNAGEGNYKMILRKFPHHVIRENKQATGAGADRVSDGMRQAFGKIVGTAARIDAGERIFTIWCDVDDADFAKDALRRAYNKISPPCRVVVEKGEEELIA, from the coding sequence ATGTCCGACAAACCCGCCTCCATGTATCGGGAAATCAGTAAACCGGCGTACACTCGCCGCGAGTACATTACTGGCATCCCGGGATCGAAGATCGCACAGCACAAGATGGGCGACGTCAAGGCAGACCCCGACGACTACCCCGTCCAGATCAGCCTCGTCACCGAAGAAGAAGTCCAGATCCGCCACGGCTCGCTCGAGGCCTCGCGCCTGTCCGCGAACCGTCACATGCTGAAAAACGCGGGGGAGGGCAACTACAAGATGATCCTGCGAAAGTTCCCCCACCACGTTATTCGGGAGAACAAACAGGCGACGGGCGCGGGGGCGGACCGTGTGTCCGACGGGATGCGTCAGGCCTTCGGGAAGATCGTCGGCACCGCCGCCCGCATCGACGCGGGCGAGCGGATCTTCACCATCTGGTGTGACGTCGACGACGCCGACTTCGCCAAGGACGCGCTCCGGCGCGCGTACAACAAGATTTCGCCGCCGTGTCGCGTCGTCGTCGAGAAGGGCGAAGAAGAACTCATCGCGTAA
- a CDS encoding HVO_0476 family zinc finger protein: protein MNETPDRVPAPCPSCSPDLETVHEVLTAGGGNLTVRCSECGHVHKIQPDTEREVTLDVVVSQGGESFTANVTTPEDESIEVGDEFILETEAVLSTVRVTSVELDGQRRVDSAPVDEIETVWTREVDNVAVNVTVHPQDGSRDDSRSITVHVPGDYEFEVGAVESFGDEEFEIDAFVVRDDAAGYERDRFELEGDVAFAKDIKRVYAYDEQSTAWSAW, encoded by the coding sequence ATGAACGAGACACCGGATCGGGTTCCAGCGCCCTGTCCCTCCTGCTCGCCGGACCTCGAGACGGTCCACGAGGTACTGACGGCGGGCGGCGGGAACTTGACCGTTCGATGCAGCGAGTGCGGTCACGTCCACAAGATTCAGCCCGACACCGAACGCGAGGTGACCCTCGACGTCGTCGTCTCCCAGGGTGGCGAGTCCTTCACGGCGAACGTCACGACCCCGGAAGACGAATCGATCGAGGTCGGCGACGAGTTCATCCTCGAGACCGAGGCGGTCCTCTCGACCGTTCGCGTCACGAGCGTCGAACTCGACGGCCAGCGCCGTGTCGACTCGGCCCCCGTAGACGAAATCGAGACCGTCTGGACCCGCGAGGTCGATAACGTGGCCGTCAACGTCACCGTCCATCCACAGGACGGCTCGCGAGACGACAGCCGAAGCATCACCGTCCACGTTCCCGGCGACTACGAGTTCGAGGTCGGCGCGGTCGAGTCGTTCGGCGACGAGGAGTTCGAAATCGACGCCTTCGTCGTCCGGGACGACGCCGCGGGGTACGAACGTGACCGCTTCGAACTCGAGGGCGACGTCGCCTTCGCGAAGGACATAAAGCGGGTGTACGCCTACGACGAGCAGAGCACCGCCTGGTCCGCCTGGTGA